One Pelagicoccus enzymogenes DNA segment encodes these proteins:
- a CDS encoding LacI family DNA-binding transcriptional regulator, which translates to MSGRRVTIRDIAERAGVSKSTVAYALKEDSQCAAATRERIQRIAMEMGYVANPLVSAHLANVRRAESKAGYLATLAYLSDRPLKQMLAQGFPHMGAYDGARERANELGYHLEVFHYENPDLSWDRLKGILQSRGIHGVVIGPHRGSKVQLDMEWDCFSTVIIGDSIAYPRFHSVGFDHLGNMELLFSRLFRKKGRRIGLALSGFINRRVRFQFRSAFDFFQEELETDMRVPALISEQWEPAVFLKWYSEYKPEVIVTVYDDVRRWLDSIGVRVPQDVEIATPAIMADSLDYSGIHLPLKTLGKLAVDTVAAQLFRNEKGIPESRCVSLVVGEVRTGKTLREGLV; encoded by the coding sequence ATGTCGGGAAGACGGGTAACGATTCGGGATATCGCGGAGCGGGCGGGCGTTTCAAAGTCAACGGTGGCTTATGCTCTCAAAGAGGACTCTCAATGCGCTGCGGCGACGCGAGAACGTATCCAGAGGATTGCGATGGAGATGGGGTATGTAGCGAATCCGCTCGTGTCAGCTCATTTGGCGAATGTAAGGCGTGCGGAATCGAAAGCGGGGTACCTCGCGACCCTGGCCTATTTGTCGGATCGGCCACTGAAGCAGATGTTGGCGCAAGGGTTTCCTCACATGGGCGCTTACGACGGGGCTCGAGAACGGGCGAACGAACTGGGGTATCATTTGGAGGTGTTTCACTACGAAAATCCGGATCTGTCGTGGGATCGATTAAAAGGGATCCTGCAGAGCCGGGGAATACATGGGGTCGTGATTGGTCCGCACCGAGGGTCGAAGGTTCAGCTGGATATGGAATGGGACTGCTTTTCCACGGTGATAATCGGCGATTCCATCGCGTATCCAAGATTCCACAGTGTGGGCTTCGATCATCTTGGAAATATGGAGCTGCTCTTTTCTCGGTTGTTTAGGAAGAAGGGCCGGAGGATCGGTTTGGCCTTGTCTGGGTTTATCAATAGGCGAGTTCGCTTTCAGTTTCGGTCAGCTTTCGATTTCTTTCAGGAAGAGCTGGAGACGGACATGCGGGTCCCTGCATTGATATCGGAACAATGGGAGCCTGCCGTTTTCCTGAAGTGGTACAGTGAATACAAGCCTGAGGTCATTGTTACGGTTTACGACGATGTGCGTAGGTGGCTAGATTCCATTGGAGTGAGAGTGCCGCAGGATGTGGAGATCGCAACGCCAGCGATCATGGCGGATTCGCTGGACTACTCGGGAATCCACCTGCCGCTCAAAACCCTTGGGAAATTGGCTGTGGACACGGTTGCCGCTCAGCTGTTTCGGAATGAAAAGGGAATTCCGGAGAGTCGTTGCGTTAGCTTGGTGGTGGGCGAAGTCCGGACCGGAAAGACGCTTCGGGAAGGCCTAGTTTAG